The following proteins are encoded in a genomic region of Amphiura filiformis chromosome 11, Afil_fr2py, whole genome shotgun sequence:
- the LOC140164120 gene encoding uncharacterized protein, producing MLEHMLQFRTERQKWAFTMNVLAEVSHRLLCDRDESLVKMQQFMFKSLRSMSEEERSKPNDAANLFGGVETNSKVLESVLNGILDGTILEIYDTEPYLYAVWKANKLRRKWNAVLKEIMTSEAVI from the exons ATGTTGGAACATATGCTTCAGTTTCGCACAGAGCGACAGAAATGGGCGTTTACCATGAACGTATTAGCGGAAGTTTCACATCGGCTTCTGTGTGATCGCGACG AAAGTTTGGTTAAGATGCAGCAGTTTATGTTCAAGTCTTTGAGGAGCATGTCAGAAGAAGAACGATCCAAACCCAACGATGCGGCAAATCTATTTGGAGG AGTTGAAACCAATTCCAAAGTGCTTGAGAGTGTATTAAATGGAATCCTGGATGGCACAATACTGGAGATATATGACACCGAACCGTATCTGTATGCTGTATGGAAAGCCAATAAGTTACGTAGAAAGTGGAATGCCGTGTTGAAGGAGATTATGACGTCAGAGGCTGTGATATAA
- the LOC140163529 gene encoding squalene monooxygenase-like, with protein sequence MAIYPVVPSQLVIAGIVGVLSLVVLLKYLMSSSNSRRMFSLPKLGSPPKFSSSDPDIVVVGGGILGATFAARLGMDGKRVVMIERDMGTPETIRGEILLPGGKVALEKLGMKDILNDVDGNDITDMVNYDVGLGGQPVTINYPKPGGLTMRHGSIVNAIRKKALAQKSVTVIEAVVKDLIKENGRVVGVKYRDKDKDDILEMRTPLVLVGDGHYSKLSKEFCTNNSEVSDSFAIGFFLKNYIYQNNPHVIENSFGQPNAQVSVYNLNEGETRCMIWADGPTPSNVKKYCEEKVAPFVAGT encoded by the exons ATGGCAATATACCCAGTGGTACCCAGTCAACTGGTCATAGCAGGGATAGTTGGTGTGCTAAGTCTTGTGGTATTGCTGAAATATTTGATGTCATCATCAAATTCTAGACGTATGTTCTCATTACCAAAG CTTGGTTCACCACCTAAGTTCAGTTCTTCAGATCCAGATATTGTCGTCGTTGGTGGTGGAATCCTAGGGGCGACTTTTGCAGCAAGATTGGGTATGGATGGCAAGAGGGTGGTGATGATAGAGAGGGATATGGGTACACCTGAGACCATCCGTGGAGAGATACTCTTACCAGGTGGGAAAGTTGCCTTGGAAAAACTCGGGATGAAAG ATATTTTGAATGATGTAGATGGTAATGACATTACAGACATGGTAAACTATGACGTTGGGTTAGGCGGGCAACCAGTTACCATAAATTATCCTAAACCAGGTGGTCTTACCATGCGGCATGGGTCTATTGTTAATGCTATCAGAAAAAAAGCCTTGGCTCAGAAGTC cGTGACTGTAATCGAGGCAGTTGTGAAGGATCTTATAAAAGAAAATGGCCGTGTGGTTGGAGTCAAGTACCGTGATAAGGACAAGGACGACATCTTG GAAATGAGAACTCCACTGGTACTAGTGGGTGACGGTCACTACTCAAAGCTGTCCAAAGAATTCTGCACAAACAACTCTGAAGTCAGTGACTCATTTGCAATCGGTTTCTTTCTCAAGAACTACATTTATCAAAATAATCCACACGTTATTGAGAACTCATTCGGACAGCCCAACGCACAAGTGTCTGTGTACAACTTAAATGAAGGTGAAACGAGATGTATGATTTGGGCTGACGGACCCACACCATCCAATGTGAAAAAGTACTGCGAAGAGAAAGTGGCGCCCTTTGTAGCAGGTACATAA